In one Sulfoacidibacillus ferrooxidans genomic region, the following are encoded:
- a CDS encoding lysophospholipid acyltransferase family protein, which produces MYYIGRFAVRLVMRLFFRISVCGSECIPKQGAVIICSRHISNWDPLLIGISMKRAVSFMSKEELFRFKPLGMLIKSVHGFPIQRGGNDRAAIKTALQILSQDGILVVFPEGSRNRTGDGLQPLQRGAALLASRSQASVVPVGIVGPYRLFGRVHIRFGEPFVISADTAKESGTSIAEYAKTTIESRLLAILEETLHDTANS; this is translated from the coding sequence ATGTATTATATCGGTCGATTTGCGGTCAGACTGGTGATGAGGTTGTTTTTTCGAATATCCGTTTGTGGGTCTGAGTGTATTCCAAAACAAGGTGCCGTTATCATCTGTTCTCGTCATATATCCAACTGGGATCCACTTCTTATTGGGATTTCCATGAAACGTGCAGTGTCATTTATGTCCAAAGAAGAACTTTTTCGTTTTAAGCCACTGGGTATGCTGATTAAGTCGGTGCATGGGTTTCCGATTCAACGAGGGGGCAATGATCGAGCGGCTATTAAAACAGCTCTTCAGATATTAAGCCAAGATGGCATTTTAGTGGTTTTTCCAGAAGGATCGAGAAATCGCACTGGAGATGGCTTACAACCATTGCAAAGAGGAGCAGCTCTCCTAGCTAGTCGATCACAAGCGTCAGTGGTTCCTGTGGGTATTGTAGGGCCGTACAGGCTATTTGGCAGAGTGCATATCCGGTTCGGTGAACCATTTGTCATTTCAGCAGATACTGCTAAGGAAAGTGGCACTTCAATTGCGGAGTATGCTAAAACTACAATTGAATCAAGATTGCTCGCCATTCTGGAGGAAACTCTACATGATACAGCAAATTCTTGA
- the rpsA gene encoding 30S ribosomal protein S1: MTEHTLNQNSTQTMIDHGSTLLVGAIVEATVISVEANQVTVEFGYKQPGHIAVKDWSDVRSQTLVGTVDIGERVLARIIELHDEGEHPVLSRKDAVSSETWATLQDKFASQEIIKVKILASIKGGLVADIESLRAFLPASLVDFRFQSDLTSFVGQTVPVVITEIEPEQRRVIISRKQALEKEQQSFRGEKLQAFEVGQITEGIVARLTGFGAFVDLGGIDGLLHISEMSFARVNRPEDVVQPGDSVRVKILRIEPESGKISLSMKLEDANPWRNATNQFQVGQVITGVVKRIASFGAFVEVAPGIEGLVHISQLANSRIESPAEVVTPGDEVQVKILELKPEEERMSLSIREATKQSQKPAPAMRQPSKTEMKAEPTSATLEELFGEALRKKFNL, encoded by the coding sequence ATGACAGAACATACATTAAACCAGAACAGCACACAGACGATGATTGACCATGGATCGACCTTACTTGTTGGGGCTATTGTCGAGGCTACGGTTATCTCAGTAGAAGCAAATCAGGTCACTGTAGAATTTGGATATAAACAACCAGGGCATATTGCAGTGAAAGATTGGTCGGACGTCCGTTCACAAACGTTAGTTGGAACAGTGGATATTGGAGAACGTGTTCTGGCTAGAATCATCGAATTACATGATGAAGGGGAGCACCCCGTATTATCTAGGAAAGATGCAGTGAGTTCAGAAACATGGGCGACTTTACAAGACAAATTTGCTAGTCAAGAAATAATAAAAGTGAAAATATTGGCTTCAATTAAAGGCGGGTTAGTTGCAGATATTGAAAGTCTGCGCGCTTTTCTACCTGCATCATTAGTTGATTTTCGGTTTCAAAGTGATTTAACTTCGTTTGTCGGTCAAACAGTTCCTGTCGTGATTACAGAGATTGAACCGGAGCAACGAAGGGTCATTATTTCTCGTAAACAGGCTTTAGAAAAAGAGCAACAATCATTTCGTGGAGAAAAGCTTCAAGCATTTGAAGTGGGTCAAATCACTGAGGGGATCGTAGCTCGTTTAACAGGATTTGGCGCATTTGTTGATTTAGGAGGCATTGACGGATTGCTTCATATTTCTGAAATGTCATTTGCACGCGTGAATAGACCTGAAGATGTGGTACAACCAGGGGATTCTGTTCGTGTAAAGATACTACGCATTGAACCTGAATCGGGTAAAATTTCTCTGAGTATGAAGCTGGAAGATGCTAACCCTTGGCGAAACGCTACCAATCAATTTCAGGTTGGTCAAGTGATTACAGGGGTAGTAAAAAGAATAGCTTCTTTTGGAGCCTTTGTTGAAGTTGCGCCTGGCATTGAAGGACTTGTACACATTTCACAACTAGCCAATAGTCGTATCGAATCACCTGCGGAAGTGGTGACACCAGGCGATGAAGTACAAGTAAAAATTTTGGAATTAAAACCAGAAGAAGAACGCATGTCACTGTCTATCCGCGAAGCGACGAAACAATCACAAAAGCCAGCACCTGCGATGCGGCAACCGTCGAAGACGGAAATGAAGGCTGAGCCTACAAGTGCAACACTAGAAGAATTATTTGGAGAAGCATTACGTAAAAAGTTTAATTTGTAA
- a CDS encoding DUF512 domain-containing protein, which translates to MPKVLTVHPGSLAEELQIEPGDDIVAINGQPIRDVIDLQFALAGEDISLDIRKSNGDEWVVEVDKDYDESLGVDWEHPTVDKVRLCHNKCVFCFVDQVPKNMRKTLNMRDDDYRLSFLHGNFVTLTNLREGELERIAALRMSPLNISVHATNPVLREQMLGNKKSGEILEQIAYLSSHDIEMNTQVVLCPEWNDGAELDRTIEELSQFYPAVRTLSIVPVGLTKHRRGLAQLRNCSAEEARQIAQQVAKWQNILRPKLGVNFVHAADEFYCIGDSEIPTAMYYDEFAQIENGVGLLRTFLDEFTSLQKKLPRKLQKHRHVAIVTGTSAQKVITSTAEQLNRIDGLTVDVYPIVNEFYGDQVTVTGLITGQDIIAQLRDRLKADVLLIPDVMLKDDADIFLDDYRVEQVRDELNIEILVVPPSASGIVYGALGKTHALPVRQRYEATLTAAVGAAASN; encoded by the coding sequence ATGCCAAAAGTGCTAACTGTGCATCCTGGTTCACTTGCAGAAGAGTTACAAATTGAACCAGGAGATGACATTGTTGCGATCAATGGTCAACCAATCCGCGATGTTATCGACCTTCAATTTGCCCTGGCAGGCGAAGATATCTCTCTTGATATACGCAAAAGTAATGGTGATGAGTGGGTAGTTGAAGTCGATAAAGACTATGATGAGTCGTTGGGAGTAGATTGGGAACACCCAACTGTGGATAAAGTGCGTTTGTGTCACAATAAATGTGTATTTTGTTTCGTTGATCAAGTTCCAAAAAACATGCGCAAGACATTGAATATGCGCGATGATGATTATCGATTATCTTTTTTACATGGTAACTTTGTGACACTGACTAATTTGCGTGAAGGCGAATTGGAACGCATTGCTGCTCTGCGAATGTCTCCACTTAATATCAGCGTTCACGCAACAAATCCAGTGTTGCGTGAACAAATGCTTGGCAATAAAAAGTCGGGAGAAATATTAGAGCAAATTGCTTATTTATCCTCACATGACATCGAGATGAATACTCAAGTTGTACTTTGTCCAGAGTGGAATGATGGCGCGGAATTAGATCGCACAATTGAAGAGCTTTCACAGTTTTATCCGGCTGTTCGCACGTTGTCTATTGTGCCTGTAGGACTAACAAAACACCGTCGTGGATTAGCGCAATTGCGCAATTGTAGCGCAGAAGAGGCAAGGCAAATTGCACAACAAGTAGCGAAGTGGCAAAATATTTTACGACCTAAACTAGGGGTCAATTTTGTTCATGCGGCAGACGAGTTTTATTGCATAGGTGATAGTGAGATTCCTACAGCTATGTATTATGATGAGTTTGCTCAGATAGAAAATGGTGTCGGATTACTCCGTACATTTTTAGATGAATTTACTTCTTTGCAAAAAAAACTACCTAGGAAGTTGCAAAAGCATCGTCATGTTGCAATTGTGACAGGTACATCAGCGCAAAAAGTGATTACAAGCACTGCTGAACAATTAAATCGCATTGATGGCCTCACTGTTGACGTATACCCCATTGTGAATGAATTTTATGGTGATCAAGTGACAGTTACTGGTTTAATTACTGGACAAGATATCATTGCACAATTGCGGGATCGACTAAAAGCTGATGTATTATTGATTCCCGATGTGATGTTAAAAGATGATGCTGACATTTTTCTTGATGATTATCGAGTGGAACAGGTTCGCGATGAACTAAATATCGAAATCCTTGTAGTACCACCTAGTGCAAGTGGAATTGTGTATGGTGCACTTGGTAAAACTCATGCATTACCCGTTAGACAGCGCTATGAAGCAACACTTACTGCAGCAGTAGGTGCAGCCGCTAGCAATTAA
- the der gene encoding ribosome biogenesis GTPase Der — MAAPVMAIVGTPNVGKSTLFNRIIGQRMAIVENRPGITRDRIFASTEWRSRSFRVIDTGGLEVGQVDEITLRIRSQIELAIDEAQVIVFVVDGLNGVTSADEEIANLLRRSGKPVIVAVNKLDNVERGSLAYEFFGLGFEQTLGVSAEHALGIGDLLDAVFDFFPDESTDQEAIDEDAIKVAVIGRPNVGKSSLINALLGEDRVLVSDQAGTTRDAIDTSLTLDDAKFVLIDTAGMRKRGKVYEATEKYSVLRALRAIERSDVAVLIIDASSGIIEQDKRVVGYALDAGKAIIIAVNKWDAVEKNGKTAQEFEKMIRSHFPFLAWAPIVFISAKTGQRVRKVLEIAAEAAENHAQRIATSTINTIVQEAVAMVPPPTDKGKRLKILYATQVAVKPPTFAVFVNKADMMHFSYQRYLENKLRESFGFLGTPMRILIRERNSHERR; from the coding sequence ATGGCAGCACCAGTTATGGCTATTGTAGGAACGCCAAACGTGGGCAAATCAACATTATTTAATCGCATTATCGGTCAACGCATGGCCATTGTAGAGAATCGTCCGGGAATTACAAGGGATCGTATATTTGCTTCTACAGAATGGCGTTCCAGATCTTTTCGAGTCATTGATACAGGTGGACTTGAAGTTGGACAAGTTGATGAGATTACATTACGTATACGTTCACAGATTGAGTTAGCTATAGACGAGGCACAAGTCATCGTGTTTGTAGTCGATGGTCTAAACGGAGTTACATCAGCTGATGAAGAAATAGCGAATCTATTGCGCAGATCGGGAAAACCAGTTATTGTTGCTGTAAATAAACTAGATAACGTTGAACGTGGTTCCTTAGCCTATGAATTTTTTGGATTGGGTTTTGAGCAGACATTGGGCGTATCTGCCGAACATGCATTGGGCATAGGAGATTTATTGGATGCGGTTTTTGACTTTTTCCCAGATGAAAGTACAGATCAAGAAGCCATCGACGAAGATGCAATCAAGGTGGCAGTGATTGGTCGTCCTAATGTAGGTAAATCATCATTAATCAATGCACTATTGGGAGAAGATCGCGTATTAGTGAGTGATCAAGCAGGTACGACTCGCGATGCCATTGATACGTCGCTCACTCTAGATGATGCAAAGTTTGTATTAATCGATACTGCAGGTATGCGCAAAAGAGGAAAAGTATACGAAGCTACAGAAAAATACAGTGTTTTGCGTGCTTTGCGGGCCATCGAACGCTCTGATGTAGCCGTTTTAATTATTGATGCTTCTTCGGGCATTATAGAACAGGATAAACGCGTAGTAGGCTATGCACTCGATGCGGGAAAAGCAATCATTATTGCAGTAAATAAATGGGATGCAGTAGAAAAAAACGGGAAAACAGCTCAAGAATTTGAAAAAATGATCCGTTCCCACTTTCCATTTTTAGCTTGGGCACCCATTGTGTTTATTTCTGCTAAAACTGGCCAACGAGTTCGCAAAGTTCTAGAAATCGCAGCTGAGGCTGCAGAAAATCATGCACAACGCATTGCCACATCCACTATTAATACCATTGTTCAGGAAGCAGTGGCCATGGTACCGCCGCCGACCGATAAGGGTAAACGACTTAAGATTCTTTATGCCACTCAAGTTGCTGTAAAACCACCGACGTTTGCTGTTTTCGTTAACAAAGCGGATATGATGCATTTCTCCTATCAACGCTATTTAGAGAATAAATTGCGAGAATCGTTTGGGTTTCTTGGAACTCCAATGCGTATTTTAATACGCGAACGCAATTCTCATGAACGACGCTAA
- the plsY gene encoding glycerol-3-phosphate 1-O-acyltransferase PlsY, producing MEMLFLSMIFGYLLGAISSSYIAGKVATGVDIREHGSGNAGATNTLRVLGLKLALIVLIADILKGVLAIAFAHLVTSDSDWAMALAGLAAIVGHNWPVYFGFRGGKGVATTIGVLVTLSFLPAIYAGLVAIALLLITRYVSLAALVFVILVPIFQIAMHSSGPYIWVSIIIVLMTFWRHRSNITRLRQGIEHRIFTR from the coding sequence ATGGAGATGCTCTTTCTTAGCATGATATTTGGTTATTTGCTAGGAGCGATCAGCAGTAGTTATATTGCTGGTAAGGTGGCAACCGGGGTCGATATTCGAGAACATGGGAGCGGAAATGCAGGGGCAACAAACACATTACGCGTACTAGGTCTAAAACTTGCACTTATTGTTTTGATAGCTGATATATTAAAAGGAGTTTTAGCTATTGCATTTGCGCATCTTGTAACAAGTGATTCGGATTGGGCTATGGCACTCGCAGGTCTTGCGGCTATCGTAGGTCACAACTGGCCAGTTTACTTTGGGTTTCGTGGTGGCAAAGGTGTTGCTACAACCATCGGTGTTCTTGTAACCCTTAGTTTCTTACCTGCAATCTATGCTGGGCTTGTTGCGATTGCTTTATTACTGATCACTCGTTATGTATCATTAGCCGCGTTAGTCTTTGTTATACTTGTTCCTATTTTTCAGATAGCGATGCATAGTTCGGGGCCTTATATCTGGGTGAGTATCATCATTGTATTAATGACGTTTTGGCGCCATCGTTCGAACATTACACGCTTACGTCAGGGCATAGAACATCGTATTTTTACGCGCTAA
- a CDS encoding NAD(P)H-dependent glycerol-3-phosphate dehydrogenase has protein sequence MVIDDFPTQRIAVIGGGSFGTALASVCANNGHDVSLIVRNSSQVTEINENHTNEHYLPGVLLHSGVRATTSEQCIAHSDVVLLVVPSHAMRETCKRIAPFLRSDVILAHATKGLELGTGARMSTIILDTCPTLSEQRLAVVTGPSHAEEVSRLLPTTLVVASASKVTAECIQDMLMNSVLRVYTNPDVVGAELGGALKNIIALGCGISDGLGYGDNARAAIMTRGLVEISRLGIQLGALYHTFSGLTGLGDLIVTCTSRHSRNWNAGYLLGQGFSLEEALERVGMVVEGVKTTKVALDIASKADVPMPIATAIGDILYAQKSPRIAVDELMSRTRTHEMELFLQETTTGWIFP, from the coding sequence ATGGTCATCGATGATTTTCCTACACAGCGTATCGCAGTAATTGGTGGAGGAAGTTTTGGTACCGCACTAGCTTCTGTATGTGCTAATAACGGGCACGATGTATCACTTATTGTTAGAAACTCTTCACAAGTCACTGAAATTAACGAAAACCATACTAATGAGCACTATTTACCTGGTGTCCTTTTACACAGTGGAGTGAGAGCTACAACGAGTGAACAATGTATCGCTCATTCCGATGTAGTGCTTCTTGTCGTGCCGTCACATGCTATGCGTGAAACCTGTAAAAGAATTGCTCCCTTCCTGCGATCAGATGTTATTTTAGCTCATGCAACTAAAGGTTTAGAGTTAGGTACCGGGGCACGGATGTCGACGATTATTTTAGACACTTGCCCCACTCTTTCTGAACAGCGATTAGCTGTTGTGACGGGACCTAGTCATGCTGAAGAAGTTTCGCGGTTACTTCCTACAACTCTTGTCGTTGCAAGTGCGTCCAAAGTGACGGCTGAATGTATTCAAGACATGTTGATGAATTCTGTATTGCGCGTATATACTAATCCGGACGTAGTGGGTGCAGAACTTGGCGGTGCATTAAAAAATATTATCGCACTGGGTTGTGGTATTTCAGATGGTCTTGGATATGGTGACAATGCTAGAGCAGCTATTATGACGCGCGGTCTTGTTGAAATATCACGGCTTGGCATTCAACTAGGAGCTCTCTATCATACTTTTTCAGGGTTAACTGGGCTTGGTGACCTCATTGTGACGTGTACGAGTCGACATAGTCGCAACTGGAATGCGGGATACTTACTTGGACAAGGGTTTTCTTTAGAAGAGGCATTGGAACGTGTAGGCATGGTGGTAGAAGGGGTAAAAACAACGAAAGTTGCACTTGATATTGCTTCAAAAGCAGATGTGCCTATGCCGATAGCTACAGCTATAGGAGATATTCTTTATGCTCAAAAATCACCTCGAATTGCTGTAGATGAACTCATGTCGCGTACGCGTACGCATGAAATGGAGCTCTTTTTACAAGAAACAACAACTGGCTGGATTTTTCCATAA
- the gcvH gene encoding glycine cleavage system protein GcvH — MSQAPDHLLYTKEHEWVRMEGNTAYIGITDFAQSELGDIVFVELPDIGATIQSGETFGTVESVKTVSDLYAPITGKVVKVNAELNDTPEKVNEQPYEGGWMIAIEVDGTEYQGLLSAKEYQAQIAE, encoded by the coding sequence ATGAGTCAAGCACCAGATCATCTATTGTACACTAAGGAACATGAGTGGGTTCGCATGGAGGGGAATACTGCTTATATTGGCATTACTGATTTTGCTCAAAGTGAGCTGGGTGATATTGTGTTTGTTGAATTGCCTGATATTGGTGCAACGATACAATCAGGAGAAACGTTTGGTACGGTTGAATCAGTGAAAACCGTTTCTGATTTGTATGCTCCTATTACAGGTAAAGTAGTGAAGGTCAATGCTGAACTAAACGACACACCAGAGAAGGTCAATGAGCAACCATATGAAGGTGGTTGGATGATTGCGATTGAAGTCGATGGTACGGAATATCAAGGATTACTTAGCGCAAAAGAATATCAAGCGCAAATAGCTGAATAA
- a CDS encoding lipoate--protein ligase family protein: MIDNANRFRVIDTGVGSAAYNMALDEAILLHVANGTVLPTIRFYAWDRPTVSIGYFQRVDRDVDRQRLQDRGFSLVRRMTGGRAVLHDKELTYSVIVPGDHPFAKASVVESYRQLSLGLCEGFISLGVQAEVVSLTNESERTKYSTLGSAACFDSPSWYELVVAGKKIAGSAQVRAHNGLLQHGSLLLDLEPDDLFDVLLFRSDDERARVRNEFDERAISVRQLTSRNVTYQEAKQAFTSGFAHGLHLELVESNVTEPEIQDAMRLMQEKYASDSWTLRR, from the coding sequence ATGATAGATAATGCGAATCGATTCCGCGTGATTGATACCGGTGTAGGAAGTGCCGCATACAATATGGCGCTTGACGAAGCAATCTTATTGCATGTCGCAAATGGCACAGTTTTACCAACGATACGATTTTATGCCTGGGATCGCCCTACCGTATCCATTGGTTATTTTCAACGTGTGGATCGCGATGTAGATAGACAACGCTTACAAGATCGGGGATTTTCACTTGTAAGAAGAATGACTGGTGGGCGAGCTGTACTTCATGATAAAGAGTTGACATATAGTGTAATTGTCCCAGGAGATCATCCGTTTGCCAAAGCTTCAGTTGTAGAATCGTACAGGCAGTTATCTCTTGGACTATGTGAAGGTTTTATTTCGCTTGGTGTACAAGCAGAAGTAGTATCTTTAACTAATGAGTCAGAACGAACGAAGTATAGCACATTAGGATCAGCAGCTTGTTTTGACTCTCCTTCATGGTACGAGCTTGTTGTAGCAGGAAAGAAAATTGCGGGTAGCGCACAGGTGCGTGCTCACAATGGTCTTCTACAACATGGGTCATTACTTTTAGATTTAGAACCGGATGATCTTTTTGATGTGCTTTTATTTCGCTCCGATGATGAACGAGCACGTGTTAGAAATGAATTTGATGAACGGGCGATAAGCGTTCGTCAGCTCACCTCTCGGAATGTTACGTATCAAGAAGCAAAACAAGCTTTTACAAGCGGTTTTGCTCATGGATTACACTTAGAATTGGTGGAATCTAATGTAACTGAACCTGAAATACAAGATGCGATGCGATTGATGCAAGAAAAGTATGCAAGTGATAGTTGGACGCTACGTCGCTAA
- the spoIVA gene encoding stage IV sporulation protein A has protein sequence MDKFDIFKDIAERTGGDIYLGVVGPVRTGKSTFIKKFMELIVLPGMQDEADRARAIDELPQSAAGRTIMTTEPKFVPNQAARITVAEGLTIDCRLVDCVGYTVIGARGYEDENGPRMVSTPWYDDPIPFQDAAEIGTRKVIADHSTIGLVITTDGSISEIPRENYIEAEERVIEELKELGKPFVMVINSVHPYSPETQSLRAALIEKYDVPAVAISCATMGSEDVLLILKEALFEFPVHEVNVNLPSWVMVLDPEHWLRKSYEMSVRDTIRDIKRLRDVDRVIGNFGQYEFIAKAALAGVNMGQGVADIELTAPDTLYDQVLTEVVGVEIRGKDQLLKLMKDFAYAKKEYDKVADALRMVKLTGYGIAPPVLEEMALDEPELIRQGSRFGVRLKATAPSIHMIRVDVESEFAPIVGTERQSEELVKYLMQDFEENPLKIWDSDIFGKSLAAIVREGISGKLSMMPENAQYKLKETLQRIINEGSGGLIAIIL, from the coding sequence GTGGACAAATTTGATATATTTAAAGATATTGCGGAGCGAACTGGCGGCGATATCTATCTGGGCGTAGTAGGCCCAGTAAGGACGGGTAAATCCACCTTCATTAAGAAGTTCATGGAATTAATTGTATTACCGGGAATGCAAGATGAAGCGGATCGTGCACGTGCAATTGATGAACTTCCTCAAAGTGCGGCAGGTCGTACAATTATGACAACTGAACCTAAGTTTGTACCAAATCAAGCTGCTAGAATTACTGTAGCAGAAGGCTTAACCATTGACTGCAGACTTGTGGATTGCGTTGGCTATACAGTCATTGGAGCTCGTGGTTATGAAGATGAAAATGGGCCTCGGATGGTGAGTACACCATGGTATGATGATCCGATTCCATTTCAAGATGCAGCTGAAATTGGTACGCGCAAAGTTATTGCTGATCACTCAACGATTGGACTTGTGATCACGACAGATGGTTCGATCTCGGAAATACCTCGGGAGAACTATATTGAAGCAGAAGAACGTGTGATTGAAGAGTTAAAGGAACTTGGCAAGCCTTTTGTTATGGTCATTAACTCGGTGCATCCTTATAGCCCAGAAACTCAATCACTACGTGCAGCATTAATTGAAAAATACGATGTACCTGCAGTTGCAATTTCTTGTGCAACTATGGGCAGTGAAGATGTGTTACTCATTCTAAAAGAAGCTTTATTTGAATTCCCAGTTCATGAAGTGAATGTCAATCTCCCAAGTTGGGTGATGGTGCTAGATCCGGAGCATTGGTTACGTAAAAGCTATGAAATGTCCGTTCGTGACACAATCCGTGATATTAAACGTCTACGTGATGTCGATCGAGTGATTGGGAATTTTGGACAGTATGAATTTATTGCTAAAGCTGCTCTAGCTGGAGTGAATATGGGGCAAGGTGTAGCAGACATTGAACTTACTGCTCCGGATACTTTATATGATCAAGTATTAACGGAAGTTGTTGGTGTTGAGATTCGCGGCAAAGATCAACTGTTAAAATTAATGAAGGACTTTGCTTACGCTAAAAAAGAATATGATAAGGTTGCAGATGCATTGCGTATGGTTAAACTTACAGGATACGGTATCGCACCACCTGTTCTTGAGGAAATGGCCCTTGATGAACCAGAATTAATCAGACAAGGTTCGCGATTCGGAGTCAGACTCAAAGCAACTGCTCCCTCTATCCATATGATACGGGTTGATGTCGAATCGGAATTTGCACCTATTGTCGGTACAGAACGGCAAAGTGAAGAATTAGTAAAATACTTGATGCAGGATTTTGAAGAAAATCCTCTTAAGATTTGGGATTCTGATATCTTTGGGAAGTCCTTGGCTGCGATTGTGCGAGAAGGCATCTCTGGTAAGTTATCCATGATGCCAGAAAATGCGCAATATAAGTTGAAAGAAACACTACAACGCATTATTAATGAAGGTAGTGGAGGATTAATTGCTATTATCTTGTAA
- a CDS encoding acyl-CoA synthetase — MEDYYNFSTAISTYATAHRDSLALFVQTEDHQTAKCTYGELTDESAILHQTFLDLGMKQGDKVLVLVNRGIAAYQIYLGLNRMGAVILPGSEMLRKGDILYRARHAQIKAVICAPHVVLEVSEALAEDTSIIRIVTEGHVDHFYSLHDERVKAAMKPKPQPALTKADDMAFLSYTSGTTAGPKGVVHVHGWPRAHIANAATHWFDVQEGEWAWATASPGWAKWIWSPFVSILGKGGTAFIYTGKFIPERYLTLMEQFPIRVLCATPTEYRLMAKSKQMSKWHPLALRSAVSAGEPLNREVIESFLRQCHVYVRDGYGQTENSLLVSTQVGMEVKPGSMGKPSPLHEVAIIDEDGTPLSVGEIGDIAVKRTAPTLFKEYLYDPERTKHSFRKDFYVTGDLGRFDEDGYLWFEGRADDMIISSGYTIGPFEVEDALVLHPAVAECAAVASPDEERGHIVKAFIILKEGVNANDELIVELQQHAKEMTAPYKYPREIEFVDSLPKTTSGKIRRIELRTLEKQRKGLPRK, encoded by the coding sequence TTGGAGGATTACTACAATTTTTCGACTGCTATTTCTACGTATGCAACTGCTCATCGAGACTCATTGGCTTTATTTGTTCAAACAGAAGATCATCAAACTGCAAAGTGCACATATGGGGAACTTACGGATGAGTCAGCTATTTTACATCAGACTTTTTTAGATCTTGGAATGAAACAAGGAGACAAAGTGCTCGTACTTGTTAATAGAGGTATCGCTGCATATCAAATATACTTGGGACTCAATCGGATGGGAGCGGTAATTTTACCCGGTTCGGAGATGCTGCGTAAGGGGGATATCCTATATCGTGCTCGTCATGCACAAATAAAAGCAGTTATTTGTGCGCCACATGTTGTTTTAGAAGTGTCTGAAGCGTTGGCTGAAGATACATCTATTATTCGCATTGTTACAGAGGGGCACGTAGATCATTTTTATAGTTTACATGATGAGCGCGTCAAAGCCGCAATGAAACCAAAACCTCAACCAGCACTTACGAAAGCAGATGATATGGCTTTTTTATCGTATACTTCTGGTACGACAGCTGGACCTAAAGGTGTCGTGCACGTGCATGGTTGGCCGCGAGCACATATTGCTAATGCTGCAACTCACTGGTTTGATGTACAAGAAGGGGAATGGGCATGGGCAACAGCTAGTCCTGGCTGGGCCAAGTGGATTTGGAGTCCTTTTGTTTCTATTCTTGGTAAAGGTGGAACCGCGTTTATCTATACAGGAAAGTTTATTCCAGAACGCTATCTCACTCTAATGGAGCAGTTTCCCATACGCGTACTTTGCGCAACCCCCACTGAGTATCGATTGATGGCCAAATCGAAACAAATGAGCAAATGGCATCCTCTTGCACTACGCAGTGCAGTCAGTGCTGGCGAACCACTAAATCGAGAAGTGATAGAGTCCTTTTTACGTCAATGTCATGTCTATGTGCGAGATGGTTACGGTCAAACGGAGAATTCACTTTTGGTATCCACTCAAGTTGGCATGGAAGTTAAACCTGGATCTATGGGTAAACCGTCGCCTTTACATGAAGTTGCGATCATTGATGAAGATGGTACTCCGCTTTCTGTTGGGGAAATCGGAGATATTGCAGTCAAACGTACAGCGCCTACTCTATTTAAAGAATATCTATACGATCCCGAACGTACAAAACATTCTTTTCGCAAAGATTTTTATGTCACAGGTGATCTCGGTAGATTTGATGAAGATGGATACCTATGGTTTGAGGGACGCGCTGATGACATGATTATTAGTTCTGGATATACGATAGGACCTTTTGAAGTAGAGGATGCATTGGTCTTACATCCTGCTGTCGCTGAATGTGCAGCAGTCGCTAGCCCTGATGAAGAACGCGGTCACATTGTGAAAGCGTTTATTATTTTAAAAGAAGGGGTAAATGCCAATGACGAATTAATAGTAGAGCTACAGCAGCATGCTAAAGAAATGACAGCTCCGTATAAATACCCACGTGAAATCGAGTTTGTGGACTCTTTACCAAAAACAACGAGTGGGAAGATCAGGCGTATCGAACTACGAACACTTGAAAAACAGCGCAAAGGATTGCCGAGGAAATAA
- the mtrB gene encoding trp RNA-binding attenuation protein MtrB produces MTEEDYVIIKAKVSGVQVIGLTRGQETKFNHLEKLDRGEVMIAQFTEYTSAIKIRGPALIYTKHGIIDTEQ; encoded by the coding sequence GTGACGGAAGAGGACTATGTCATCATAAAAGCAAAAGTAAGCGGTGTCCAAGTGATTGGATTGACACGAGGGCAGGAAACAAAATTTAATCATTTGGAGAAACTAGATCGAGGCGAAGTCATGATCGCACAATTTACAGAATACACATCTGCGATCAAGATTCGTGGTCCAGCTCTTATTTATACGAAACATGGGATAATTGACACAGAACAATAA